In a genomic window of Cynocephalus volans isolate mCynVol1 chromosome 1, mCynVol1.pri, whole genome shotgun sequence:
- the ICOS gene encoding inducible T-cell costimulator encodes MEDGLGEEIGVKKMLLQSREDMKKVWIGNGNGEKESNSGDIHELESTRFDNKLNEEREINDSVKSDMFTFHNGGVQILCKYPEIVQQFKMQLLKGRQTLCDLTKTKGSGNTVSIKNLNFCQSQLSNNSVSFFLYNLDSSHASYYSCKLSIFDPPPFQEEVFSGEYLHVYESQLCCQLKFWLPIGCSAFVVVYIIACTFVCWLTKKKYRSSVHDPNSEYMFMAAVNMAKKPKLTGKKEPVVLEIVFQKSELD; translated from the exons ATGGAGGATGGACTGGGAGAGGAGATTGGTGTCAAGAAGATGCTTCTACAGAGTAGGGAAGACATGAAAAAGGTCTGGATTGGCAAtgggaatggagaaaaagaatcaaattcaGGAGATATTCATGAGCTAGAGTCAACCAGATTTGATAATAAATTGAATGAGGAGA GAGAAATCAATGATTCCGTCAAGTCTGATATGTTTACATTTCACAACGGAGGTGTACAAATTTTATGCAAATACCCTGAGATTGTTCAGCAGTTTAAAATGCAGTTGCTGAAAGGGAGGCAAACACTCTGTGATCTCACAAAGACAAAGGGAAGCGGAAACACGGTGTCCATCAAGAATCTGAACTTCTGTCAATCTCAGTTATCCAACAACagtgtctctttttttctgtataaCTTGGACAGTTCGCATGCCAGCTACTATTCCTGCAAACTGTCAATATTCGATCCTCCTCCTTTTCAAGAAGAGGTTTTTAGTGGTGAATATTTGCATGTTTATG AATCACAGCTGTGTTGTCAACTGAAGTTTTGGTTACCTATAGGATGTTCGGCTTTTGTTGTTGTCTACATTATCGCATGCACATTTGTTTGTTGGCTTACAAAAAAG AAGTATCGATCCAGCGTGCACGACCCTAATAGTGAATATATGTTCATGGCTGCAGTGAACATGGCTAAAAAACCTAAACTCACAG